The Nonlabens spongiae genome contains a region encoding:
- a CDS encoding protoporphyrinogen/coproporphyrinogen oxidase produces the protein MKNEKTIHIIGAGVSGLAAAITLNRAGYKATVLESSDQVGGRLKTDHVDGQIFDHGFQVLLESYPAVDEFLSLQQLDVTRFSPGSYIFNEGKKSKLGDASRDRSFLMPTVLSGVGSLKDKWKVFSLSRKLKQKSLQDIFAAPETTTQKYLEDYGFSTKIIEQFFRPFYAGIFLESELSTSSRMFEFIFKMFAVGAATLPKGGIQSVAQQMSEGLSDDQLRLNAQVQEVVGETITLQDDSTLQSDFTIIAAAAGNIVPNLPKDDIKWKKTTNVYFKTDHDGFGEPIIGLVANKQSLINNFHFMHDVYSGHEKVLSVTVVGDHGLDDDQLASRLREELKKEVDIKVGEPLKVYHVNKALPDLESVNYSMPATETQLTENIYLAGDILSNGSLNAAILNGKAAAQAVISKIEDGVLM, from the coding sequence ATGAAAAACGAGAAAACCATTCATATCATAGGCGCTGGCGTCAGCGGCCTCGCAGCAGCAATTACTTTAAATAGAGCAGGTTATAAGGCCACGGTTTTAGAATCCAGTGATCAGGTGGGCGGCAGGCTCAAAACCGACCATGTTGACGGTCAAATTTTCGATCACGGTTTTCAGGTTTTGCTGGAATCCTATCCAGCGGTGGATGAATTTCTCAGCCTGCAACAGCTGGACGTTACGCGCTTCAGCCCAGGAAGTTACATTTTTAATGAGGGTAAGAAATCTAAGTTGGGCGACGCATCTCGAGACCGCAGTTTTCTCATGCCCACGGTACTCTCAGGAGTAGGATCGTTGAAGGATAAGTGGAAAGTGTTCTCGCTTTCGCGAAAGCTAAAACAAAAAAGTCTCCAAGACATATTTGCGGCACCAGAAACAACGACACAGAAATACCTAGAGGACTACGGGTTCTCAACCAAGATCATCGAGCAGTTTTTTAGACCATTTTACGCTGGGATATTTTTAGAATCAGAGTTGTCTACGAGCAGCCGCATGTTTGAATTCATTTTCAAAATGTTTGCTGTGGGAGCGGCCACCTTGCCCAAAGGAGGAATCCAGAGCGTAGCGCAACAAATGTCAGAAGGATTGAGCGACGATCAACTGCGATTGAATGCTCAGGTACAAGAGGTAGTGGGAGAAACCATTACTTTGCAAGATGACTCCACCTTACAGTCAGATTTCACGATTATTGCGGCAGCCGCGGGAAATATTGTGCCTAATCTGCCAAAAGACGATATCAAGTGGAAAAAGACCACCAATGTGTATTTCAAAACAGATCACGATGGATTTGGTGAGCCTATTATAGGACTCGTGGCAAATAAACAATCTCTGATCAACAACTTCCATTTCATGCACGATGTTTATTCCGGTCATGAGAAGGTTTTGAGTGTAACCGTAGTGGGTGATCATGGTCTGGATGATGACCAACTGGCTTCAAGATTACGAGAAGAATTAAAGAAAGAGGTAGATATAAAGGTGGGTGAACCCTTAAAAGTTTATCACGTAAATAAAGCCTTGCCAGATTTAGAGTCCGTAAATTACAGCATGCCTGCCACAGAAACACAATTGACGGAAAACATTTATCTTGCCGGTGATATCTTGAGCAATGGCTCGTTAAACGCAGCTATTCTAAACGGAAAGGCTGCTGCACAAGCTGTTATTTCCAAAATTGAGGATGGAGTTTTGATGTAA
- a CDS encoding zinc-dependent metalloprotease: MKINRIMPLYFAASLVLAGCKSSEKVAAQSKANSEAPAKKSKFKPYSKVITKDAVSDEGLFDVHQVDDKYYYEIPHDMLQKEMLWVSRISQIPANLGGGYLNAGSKTNQQVVSWERFQDKILLKVKSYDEVALDTTAAINNSVKVNNYEPTLYAFEIEAFDKDSTASVIEVTKFLSGDVKAIGLPSFLRSQYKVRNLDNSRSFVNSVKSFPENVEVKQDLTYNAANPPSNSSVGSISLQMNQSMILLPEEPMQPRLYDPRVGFFTVNQIDYSSDALKADEKTYIRRWRLEPKDPEAYARGELVEPVKPIVYYLDPGTPESLQKYIKQGIEDWQKPFETAGFKNAIIAKDAPTQEEDPEFSPEDIRYSVVRYVASTTRNAVGPSVSDPRSGEIIESDIIWYHNHLRSYRNRYLLETGAANPNARTLDTNPEEIGEMMRQVIAHEVGHALGFPHNMAASYAYDVEDYRDGDFTQENGIAASLMDYARYNYIAQPGDENIRFVRQMGPYDHYAVNWGYRVIPDADSPQEEIATLNKWIEDKADDPKYKFGRQSSRFDPQSQTEAIGDNSVEASTYGMKNLKIVAKNLPEWTSDKTEDYDDLSELYGELLGVWSRYAGHVVTNVGGVNENLKKPSQDGSVYSNVDKSYQKESMKWIEENVFDTPEWLIDQKIVRNISPDGYFDRIRSLQVRHLNSLLSFDRIGRLINAETVEDDYYSAIDMFKDTRQALFGSRNLDIYKRNLQRAYVERMEYLMTEESRRAGYDVSQSDVRALVRGELESLQSTLRSRGNAARSTVDRYHYRDLASRVDMILNPRG; the protein is encoded by the coding sequence ATGAAAATTAACCGAATTATGCCGCTGTATTTTGCAGCGTCCCTTGTTTTGGCTGGGTGTAAATCCAGTGAAAAAGTTGCAGCTCAGTCAAAAGCCAATTCAGAAGCACCCGCAAAGAAATCCAAGTTCAAACCTTATTCTAAAGTTATCACCAAAGACGCTGTAAGTGATGAAGGACTTTTCGACGTGCATCAAGTGGATGATAAGTACTACTATGAGATCCCTCACGATATGTTGCAAAAGGAAATGTTGTGGGTGAGTCGCATCTCTCAAATTCCTGCTAATCTAGGTGGAGGTTATCTCAACGCCGGTAGTAAAACCAATCAGCAAGTGGTTTCTTGGGAGCGTTTTCAGGACAAGATTTTACTTAAAGTCAAGTCTTACGATGAGGTTGCGCTGGATACGACCGCTGCGATCAATAATTCGGTTAAGGTAAACAACTATGAGCCTACATTGTATGCTTTTGAAATTGAAGCTTTTGATAAAGACTCAACGGCTTCCGTCATTGAAGTGACTAAATTTTTATCAGGAGATGTAAAAGCCATAGGGTTGCCTTCCTTTTTGCGCAGTCAGTATAAAGTGCGCAATCTGGATAACTCAAGGAGTTTTGTCAATAGTGTGAAGTCATTTCCAGAAAATGTAGAAGTAAAACAAGACCTGACTTACAATGCTGCAAATCCGCCGTCTAATAGTTCAGTCGGTTCTATAAGTCTGCAAATGAATCAGTCGATGATTCTTTTACCTGAAGAGCCCATGCAACCTAGATTGTATGATCCACGAGTGGGCTTTTTTACGGTAAATCAAATTGACTATTCCAGCGATGCTCTGAAAGCCGATGAAAAGACCTACATCAGAAGATGGAGGCTCGAGCCTAAGGATCCAGAAGCTTACGCCAGGGGTGAGTTGGTCGAGCCGGTTAAGCCAATTGTTTATTACCTAGATCCTGGAACTCCAGAAAGTCTTCAGAAATATATCAAACAAGGAATTGAAGACTGGCAAAAGCCATTTGAAACAGCAGGTTTCAAAAACGCAATCATCGCAAAAGATGCACCTACTCAAGAAGAAGATCCAGAATTCAGCCCTGAGGATATACGCTACAGTGTTGTGCGGTACGTGGCAAGTACCACTCGGAACGCTGTAGGGCCTAGTGTCAGTGATCCTAGAAGTGGTGAAATCATTGAAAGTGATATCATCTGGTACCACAACCACTTAAGATCTTACAGAAATAGGTATCTCTTGGAAACAGGAGCTGCAAATCCGAACGCTAGAACTTTAGACACAAATCCTGAAGAAATAGGGGAGATGATGCGTCAGGTGATTGCGCACGAGGTAGGTCATGCCTTAGGATTTCCTCACAACATGGCGGCGAGTTATGCCTATGATGTAGAGGATTATCGCGATGGTGATTTTACCCAAGAAAACGGAATCGCTGCGAGTTTGATGGACTACGCCCGTTACAATTATATTGCTCAGCCAGGCGATGAGAACATTCGCTTCGTGCGTCAAATGGGACCTTACGATCATTATGCCGTGAACTGGGGTTACCGAGTTATTCCAGATGCCGATTCGCCTCAAGAAGAAATAGCTACACTCAACAAGTGGATTGAAGATAAAGCTGATGACCCTAAATACAAATTTGGTCGTCAGAGCAGCCGTTTTGATCCACAATCACAGACGGAGGCTATCGGTGACAATTCCGTTGAGGCAAGCACTTACGGAATGAAAAACCTTAAGATCGTTGCTAAAAACTTACCAGAATGGACTTCTGACAAAACAGAAGATTACGATGATTTGAGTGAACTTTATGGTGAATTGCTAGGTGTGTGGTCTAGATATGCAGGTCATGTGGTGACTAATGTAGGTGGTGTCAACGAAAACTTGAAGAAACCATCACAAGATGGATCTGTTTACAGCAATGTAGATAAATCCTATCAAAAAGAATCCATGAAGTGGATCGAGGAAAATGTTTTTGACACTCCTGAGTGGCTCATTGATCAGAAGATTGTGAGGAACATCAGTCCAGACGGGTATTTTGATCGCATAAGATCTTTGCAGGTACGTCATTTGAATAGTTTGCTCAGTTTTGATCGTATAGGGAGATTGATCAATGCAGAGACTGTCGAAGACGATTATTACTCGGCAATTGACATGTTTAAGGATACGCGTCAGGCGCTATTTGGTAGTAGAAATTTAGATATATATAAGCGAAATCTTCAAAGAGCCTATGTAGAACGCATGGAATACCTGATGACTGAAGAATCTCGTCGAGCCGGTTACGATGTTTCCCAGAGTGATGTGAGAGCTTTGGTGAGAGGAGAGTTGGAATCCTTGCAATCTACTTTGAGATCTAGAGGCAATGCTGCAAGGTCTACCGTAGATCGATACCACTATAGAGATTTAGCATCTCGTGTGGATATGATTTTGAATCCGAGGGGTTAA
- a CDS encoding MFS transporter, whose protein sequence is MILKRIFQIILLILAGEAVFILPFVLTRIFRPTVLEVFALSNTELGACFSIYGLVAMVSYVLGGGLADRFAPRYLIAAALVLTAAGGFYLASYPSFEELLVLYGYWGFTTIFLFWAAMVKATRIWGGSDKQGLAFGLLDGGRGAVSYLFGVAGIVVFYYFSGTQIEYVNLADRKESFSQVIYFCSIVILIIAVLAALFVSNPKKEVSKSSERILDTLKNYVKVLRIPAVYLLMIIILCGYSGYKITDVYSLYANEIMGYNEVKAAKVGANMLGIRIFIGVIAGLLADRFTSGRMMLSGFLVTFLGALLFALGWVQDGDFIFFLIAIISTAVGVYAIRTLYFAAVQEGNIPLAVTGTAVGVISLLGYTPDVFMGPLIGYFLDGYPGLVGFQLVFASLAGFSIIGAITSWLFMRLKKQT, encoded by the coding sequence ATTATTCTCAAACGCATCTTTCAAATAATACTCCTGATCCTAGCCGGAGAGGCAGTATTCATCTTACCTTTTGTACTAACGCGCATTTTTAGACCTACCGTGCTGGAAGTATTTGCGTTGAGCAACACCGAGTTGGGAGCATGTTTCTCGATCTACGGTTTGGTAGCGATGGTTTCTTACGTGCTGGGAGGTGGACTGGCAGACCGTTTTGCACCTCGATACCTGATCGCTGCGGCTCTCGTACTCACAGCCGCTGGCGGATTTTACCTCGCGAGCTATCCCAGTTTTGAAGAATTGCTGGTACTCTACGGCTACTGGGGATTTACAACGATTTTTCTGTTCTGGGCGGCGATGGTTAAAGCTACACGTATTTGGGGCGGAAGCGACAAACAAGGTTTGGCTTTTGGATTGCTCGATGGCGGACGTGGTGCGGTATCGTATTTGTTTGGAGTAGCTGGAATCGTAGTTTTCTACTATTTTTCTGGTACTCAGATTGAATATGTGAACCTTGCCGACAGAAAAGAATCCTTTTCTCAAGTAATTTATTTCTGCTCCATCGTGATCCTTATCATTGCGGTTCTTGCAGCCTTATTTGTAAGTAATCCAAAAAAAGAAGTTTCTAAGTCTTCTGAAAGGATTCTAGACACCCTAAAAAATTACGTAAAGGTTTTACGCATCCCTGCGGTATATCTTTTAATGATCATCATTCTATGTGGTTACTCGGGTTACAAAATCACTGATGTTTATTCTCTGTACGCCAATGAAATAATGGGCTACAATGAAGTGAAAGCAGCTAAAGTAGGCGCTAATATGCTGGGGATACGCATATTTATTGGAGTGATAGCCGGTTTGCTTGCAGATCGTTTCACCTCTGGGAGAATGATGTTGAGCGGATTTCTTGTAACATTTCTCGGCGCACTACTATTTGCTTTGGGATGGGTTCAAGACGGAGATTTCATCTTTTTCTTAATCGCAATCATCTCAACCGCCGTAGGAGTTTACGCAATACGCACCCTATACTTTGCTGCGGTGCAAGAAGGTAACATTCCACTAGCGGTAACGGGAACAGCTGTAGGAGTCATTTCCCTCTTAGGCTACACACCTGATGTTTTTATGGGACCGCTCATCGGTTATTTTTTAGATGGTTATCCTGGATTGGTTGGGTTTCAATTAGTTTTTGCTAGTCTTGCAGGTTTCTCAATAATCGGTGCGATAACCAGTTGGCTTTTCATGAGATTAAAAAAACAGACATAA
- a CDS encoding alpha-amylase family glycosyl hydrolase, with product MRLFSSLLVILAVLTACKDQETKVADPEMTETSVTEQAYFDWDAANVYFMLTDRFYNGDTTNDTIVKRDQPTGKLRGFEGGDFAGVIKKLDEGYFTDLGVNAIWMTPIYEQIHGGVDEGTGYSYGFHGYWAKDWTAVEPSLGTLEEYKTLVKKAHDQGIRVLMDVVINHTGPVTPIDSVWPEDWVRTGPGCSYQNQETAVTCTLTNNLPDIRTESQEEVDLPPQLVEKWKKEGRYEQEVKELDAFFEKSGLKRTPANYVIKWVSDYARETGVDGFRVDTVKHVEEDVWHTMIEQARIAYNDYKEAHQDELIHDDEFFVLGELYGYSIDNGRAYDFGDTTVDYFNYGYDAMINFGLKWQASMPYKDLFEKYDSLRDSLIAENPEDPASFMNYISSHDDGSPFDPERKKAIEAGTKLLLTTGISQIYYGDETARSLMVEGTQGDATLRSNMNWDAGDQEVLKHYQKLGNFRINHPAVGAGEHKTIPHKGEGTLAVRTYDKNGVQDMVLLGAGLPDGKIEIKVSEHFPDADKLRNAYTDSELSVENGIVKTQVKNGVVLLERLD from the coding sequence ATGAGACTTTTTTCTTCACTATTAGTAATTCTTGCTGTTTTGACGGCTTGCAAGGATCAAGAAACCAAAGTAGCCGACCCGGAAATGACCGAAACCTCAGTAACTGAGCAAGCCTATTTTGACTGGGACGCGGCAAATGTCTATTTCATGCTAACCGACAGGTTTTACAATGGTGATACTACAAACGATACAATAGTCAAACGGGATCAGCCTACTGGTAAATTACGAGGCTTTGAAGGTGGAGATTTTGCAGGAGTGATCAAAAAGTTGGATGAGGGATATTTCACAGACTTAGGTGTCAATGCTATATGGATGACTCCTATCTACGAGCAGATTCACGGTGGCGTAGATGAGGGGACTGGCTATAGTTATGGTTTTCATGGCTATTGGGCTAAAGACTGGACTGCAGTTGAGCCGAGTTTGGGAACGCTTGAAGAGTATAAAACGCTGGTAAAGAAGGCGCATGATCAGGGAATAAGAGTCCTAATGGATGTGGTGATCAATCATACCGGTCCGGTGACGCCCATTGATTCCGTTTGGCCAGAAGACTGGGTGAGAACAGGTCCCGGCTGTAGCTATCAAAATCAAGAAACGGCGGTCACTTGTACGTTAACCAACAATTTACCAGACATAAGAACTGAGAGTCAAGAAGAGGTTGATTTACCGCCACAGCTCGTGGAGAAATGGAAGAAAGAAGGTCGTTACGAGCAAGAGGTAAAAGAATTAGATGCCTTCTTTGAAAAATCAGGACTTAAAAGAACTCCTGCAAATTATGTGATCAAGTGGGTGTCAGATTATGCAAGAGAAACGGGAGTCGATGGTTTTAGAGTGGATACCGTGAAACATGTCGAGGAAGATGTGTGGCATACCATGATCGAGCAGGCTAGAATTGCTTATAATGATTACAAAGAAGCTCATCAAGACGAATTAATTCACGATGATGAATTTTTTGTCTTGGGTGAGTTATACGGATATTCCATAGATAATGGCCGCGCTTATGATTTTGGAGATACAACAGTGGATTACTTTAATTACGGGTATGATGCGATGATCAATTTCGGTTTGAAATGGCAGGCAAGCATGCCCTATAAGGATCTATTTGAAAAATATGATTCATTAAGAGATAGCTTAATTGCAGAAAATCCAGAAGATCCAGCATCTTTCATGAATTACATCAGTTCGCATGACGACGGATCACCTTTTGATCCTGAGCGTAAAAAAGCGATTGAAGCAGGTACAAAACTGCTCCTGACCACTGGAATTTCACAGATTTATTATGGAGACGAGACTGCTCGTAGCCTTATGGTGGAAGGTACTCAAGGAGATGCCACTTTAAGGTCCAACATGAATTGGGATGCTGGTGATCAAGAAGTTTTAAAACATTATCAAAAGCTTGGTAATTTTAGAATCAACCATCCAGCAGTAGGAGCAGGTGAGCATAAGACAATTCCTCATAAAGGTGAAGGAACTCTTGCCGTGCGCACTTACGACAAGAATGGCGTTCAGGATATGGTTCTTTTAGGCGCTGGATTACCTGATGGAAAAATAGAGATCAAGGTTTCCGAGCATTTTCCCGATGCTGATAAGTTGAGAAATGCGTATACCGATTCAGAACTGAGCGTTGAAAACGGTATTGTTAAAACGCAGGTAAAGAATGGAGTGGTTTTACTCGAGCGGTTAGATTGA
- the hisS gene encoding histidine--tRNA ligase, whose amino-acid sequence MAQKPSIPKGTRDFSPLEVQRRQYIMNIIRKHFELFGFMPIETPSFENYGTLMGKYGDEGDRLIFKILNSGEYLKKADPKVLEDKNEQKLTPSISEKALKYDLTVPFARYVVQHQNEINFPFKRYQMQNVYRADRPQKGRFREFTQCDADVVGSDSLLQEVELIQLYDNVFNDLGIQGATIKINNRKILAGIAQMIGASDKLIDFTVALDKLDKIGQEKVKQEMLEKGISNDAVEALTPIFSLSGSYDDKLATMKELLKDSAEGLKGIEELEFIQNLLKDYNFKSVTLDLDITLARGLNYYTGCIFEVAAPQGVKMGSIAAGGRYDDLTGIFGLKDVSGVGISFGLDRIYLVMEQLELFPDTVRAGVDVLFINFGEREAAYCVGWLSRFRESGIKTELYPESAKMKKQMTYADRNEIPYVILAGENEIADGKLNLKNMRTGEQQQLTPEDIITKLTD is encoded by the coding sequence ATGGCACAAAAACCTTCTATTCCCAAAGGAACGAGAGATTTTAGTCCGCTGGAAGTTCAGCGCAGGCAGTACATCATGAATATCATACGCAAACATTTTGAGTTGTTCGGGTTCATGCCTATAGAGACGCCTAGCTTTGAAAATTACGGTACGCTCATGGGAAAATATGGGGATGAAGGAGATCGATTGATTTTCAAAATTCTCAATAGCGGTGAATACTTAAAAAAAGCAGATCCTAAGGTCTTAGAAGATAAGAATGAGCAAAAATTAACCCCATCCATTTCAGAAAAGGCGCTTAAATATGATCTCACTGTGCCTTTTGCACGTTATGTGGTGCAACACCAGAACGAGATCAACTTCCCGTTCAAGCGTTACCAGATGCAGAATGTTTATCGTGCTGATCGACCTCAAAAGGGCAGGTTCAGAGAATTTACTCAGTGCGATGCAGATGTTGTGGGTAGTGATTCCCTTTTACAAGAGGTGGAACTCATCCAGTTGTACGATAATGTCTTCAACGATCTAGGGATTCAAGGCGCGACCATCAAGATCAATAACCGTAAGATATTGGCTGGAATCGCTCAAATGATCGGTGCCAGCGATAAATTGATCGACTTTACGGTAGCGCTGGACAAGCTGGACAAAATTGGCCAGGAGAAGGTTAAGCAAGAAATGCTCGAGAAGGGAATTAGTAATGATGCTGTTGAGGCATTGACTCCTATTTTCAGTCTTTCAGGAAGTTATGATGATAAACTCGCCACCATGAAAGAGTTGCTCAAGGATTCTGCTGAAGGCTTAAAAGGCATTGAGGAGCTTGAATTTATTCAAAATCTTTTAAAAGATTATAATTTTAAAAGTGTGACCCTGGATCTGGACATCACGCTGGCGAGGGGATTGAATTACTACACGGGTTGTATTTTTGAAGTAGCTGCCCCTCAGGGAGTTAAAATGGGAAGCATCGCTGCCGGCGGTCGCTACGATGATCTTACGGGCATTTTCGGTCTCAAAGACGTGAGCGGCGTGGGTATCAGCTTTGGTCTGGATCGGATCTATCTCGTTATGGAGCAGTTGGAACTTTTTCCTGATACGGTGCGCGCCGGTGTAGACGTTTTGTTTATAAATTTTGGGGAGCGTGAAGCTGCCTACTGTGTGGGATGGTTGTCTCGCTTTCGCGAAAGCGGAATAAAAACAGAGCTCTACCCAGAATCTGCCAAAATGAAAAAGCAAATGACCTATGCAGATCGTAATGAGATTCCTTATGTAATCCTGGCGGGTGAGAACGAGATCGCTGATGGAAAATTGAACCTCAAGAATATGCGTACGGGCGAGCAGCAACAACTGACACCCGAAG